The Candidatus Sphingomonas colombiensis genome contains the following window.
TCCCAGCCGAGCCCTCCCCCTTGGGGGCCTCGAGCGAAAATCGGCCCGCCATTCTCGGCGCGCGCCAGTTGGCACACCCCGAAAACGGCCGCTAAGCGGTTGAATTTATTAGAAAGATTGGAGCGGGTAACGGGAATCGAACCCGTGTATTCAGCTTGGAAGGCTGCTGCACTACCATTGTGCTATACCCGCATCACGTTGAAAACGATGCGTTTTCTATGTCGCCCTAGTGCTAAATCCAACATCCAATCCGTTGGATATCCAACACGGGGTGCCGGCGAGATAGCCAGAGGCATGCGCCGGCGCAAGCTGCTGCGAGATTGCCACGGACATTTATGCCGACTTCCTCGAGCGCGCAGCCTGCTTCGGCGCACGCGCCTGGGAGAGATCGACCGCGAGCATCGCCATGCCGGTGGTGCGCGGTAGATAAACCTCGAGGATCTTCTTCACCGTCTCGAGCTTGTGGCCGGTGATCGCCGAAATGAGATGATCGGGAATGCCGCGCTCACCCATCATCACGACGCAGGTGCGGCGCAGATCGCGGAACTGGAGATCCGCCACCTCATCCGCGAGCTCGGCATCGCCCGCCTTCCGCAGCCGCTCGACGGCGGCGGCGCGGATCGCAGCGAACGACCGCTGGAAATACATCTGCCGGATGCGCGCTTCCTTGCGCTGCGCCTCTCGGCGCTCCTTCCTTTCCTCCACTGACCAAATTTTGCCGGGAACTTCATCCAGCGCCGGCGCCGTCCAGGTCTGATCCCGCCGTTCATCAAAAAGGATCGTCGTCAGCCCCTTTGACCTCGCGCCGAGCACGCCGGCCTCGAGGCGCACGCGCGCATCGCCAGTGACCGGGACGCCGACCCAGCGGTCGGTCTTGCCCTGTCGTACGCGGATGCCGAACAGGCGGCCATCCGGCTCGCGGGCGGTCAGGCGATCATAGACGGCCGGGTCATCGGCCTCGAATTGCTGGATCTCGTTGTAGCGGGTCTGCAGCAGCTTCAGGAGATCCTCCTCGCGCTGGCCGATCGTGTAGGCGAGGATGATCGCCGCGGCCATGTTGGGGCGACCGACTGCGACTGCGGCATCGATCAATGCCTGGCGCGCGAGCGCGCCGGCGAATTGCTGGCGCGGCGCTGGCGTCGATATGTCGAGATCCTTCGCGGCCGGGTTGGTAGCGATGAGCTCATTCTCATACGCCCAAGCCCATAATGAGCGCAGGTTCTTCAGGGTGTTATAGGCCGTTGTCGCCCTGATCTCGCCGTCCTTGCGCGGCGCATAGAGCGCGTCACGGAACGCGCGGATATTATCGAGCGTGATGCCATCCATGCGCTCCTGCCCAGCCCACCGGGAAATGACGCGCAGCTTGCTGTCATATTCGGTCTGGGTCTTCTCCTTGAGCTTGGCGACACGCTTTTCCCTGTAGATCGCGATGATCGCATCGACCGTATGGCGCTTCTCGATGCGCTTGACGTCTTTCGGGGTGGCGTCTCCAGCGCGCCAGGCGGCAATCTCGGCGTTGCGTGCGCGGGCGGCGCGGATCGCCGCTTCCTCATCCCGACCGAGCTTAAGGGCTTGCCAGCCCGCCGCCTTCAGCGTCGCCGACGGTTCCCAGTAATAGTGAATTCCGCTGGGATATTTTTTTGCGCGGAGGAATTCGATCGTGATCTTGGCCATGGCGGGGGCGCTCCTATGGCTGGTGGATCAGGCAGCCTGTTTCAGCGCCTGTTGTTGCAGGTGACGCTGGCGCGCTTCGCGGGCGGCACGGATGTCGGGATGCTGCGAACCATGCCAGATTATGTCGTGGCACAGCTCCAGCAGCAATATCCGGCGATCCAGCTCCTCGCCGGTGATGCGGCGCAGCTCGACCAGGCGCGGCCAGCGCTGACGGCGGAAGGTTATCTCGCGGCGTAGCGCGTGAACGTCCTCGACCAAGGTCGTTAGCGGCGCATCGGGCGATCGTGGCAGGGCGCGCCAGCCTTCGGCGAGGCCGCGCGCGAGACGCAGTTCGCGATCGGCTTCAGCCCGTGCCATGCGGCCCTTGGCGACGCGATCGGGGAAGCTCTCGAGGCGGCTTTCGTAGAGGCGGCGCAGTTCCGGCCCGATCTCGCTCCAGAACTCTTCCGGCGGATCGAGATCCAGCGCGCGATCGTCGCGGTAGAAGATGAATTTGGGATCGAAGGTCATGGGTTCGCCTCCCGAATGAGGGTGTCGGCGTGGCACCACGGCGATGTGAGCGGGCACCAGCATTGAAGGTCGCGGCCGCGCAACCGCGGGAGTGCTCTGAGGACCTGTTCGCGCCGGCGGCGCAGGGTTATGGCCTCCGCCCCGCTGAAGCCCGCGCAACGCAGCACACCACCTGACAATTCGCCGCGCAGCCACGCCGAATAGAGGATGACGCTGCGCTTGTGGCCGATCAGTGGTCGACCGCTGAAGATGTTGGCCCAGAGCGTCGGGCGACCGACGTAGATCGCGCCTGGTGGTGTGAACGCGTTGCGGCGGCGTGTCCTGTGAAGTCGCTTTGGCATATTGAATTTGAAGTCGGCGAAGCCGGTATGATCGGCGGGGCAAAGCCCCGCCGATCCAAATGGCGCTCGGTTAGCCGTAGCCGTAGCCGTCGCCGTAGCCGTCGCCGGAGCCGGAGCCGGAGCCGTCGCCGGAGCCGTCGCCGGAGCCGGAGCCGTAGCCGTCGCCGTAGCCGTAGCCGTCGCCGGAGCCGGAGCCGTAGCCGTCGCCGGAGCCGGAGCCGTAGCCGTAGCCGTAGCCGTAGCCGTAGCCGTCGCCGTAGCCGGAGCCGTCGCCGTAGCCGTCGCCGGAGCCGGAAACCGCACCGGTCACTTCGCCGTCCAGGTGGCGGCCTCGATGCTCGCCACGGCCTCCGGGGTGCAATCGATGATCTCGATCGCTTCGGTCAGCACGATCTCGACCGGATCGGCGACCGTCGACTTCTTGATATCAAGCCCCTTTGTGGCAAGGCCCGAGCAGCTGTTCGCGCCATACCAGCGCCAGATGCGGCGGCTGCGCTCCAGCTCCACCTCCTTGCCGTCACGCCGACGCAGGTATCCGAAATGGACACCGGCGGTGTAAGTGCGGACAATGACGGGCTTGAGGGCCTGACCTTCGGACTGATCGTTCATGCTGGTTCTCCGGCGGCAATGGATCCCGGTGCCCGCGCGGCCGCCAGCGCGCGGTGGGAATTGGTCAGCCGCGATCAGAGGGCTGCACGGCGCTCACGCCGCCTCGTTGTCGGCCGCGAGAATTTCCGTTGACGAGGGTGACGCCCCCTGCCCGACCGCATTCGCGGGCTCGCGGGCTCGCGGGCTCGCGGGGTTCGGCGTCGGGCGTTTCGCCATCCAGCTCGGCGATCGCCTCGCGATAGGCGTCGCCCAGGACGGCGATCGCGGCCGCCTCGATGCCGGTGCCATCGGCGGCGGCGCGCTGGTGGAAGTCGCCGTGCCATTCATCCTGCGGCCGATCGAGTAGATCGACCAGAAGATGGCTGGAGAAATTCTCGCCATGTTCGGCTGCGATCGTGAAGATCGCGACGAACATATATCCGGGATGCTGGAGCTGCTGACCGCGAAAGGCGCGTGCGAGGATATTGAGCGCCGTGCGCGTCAGTCGATCACCGTAGCGCGTGTGCCAGCGACGGACGCGCCCGACGATGTTGAGCTCGCCTGGCTTCAGCGCCTTCGTATCGGCGCCCCCGACGAACCGCCATCCGGTTTCGCGGATGATCGCATCGAGTGCGATGACGGCCGGGTCGCCTGTCGCAATGGCAGCATTGTAGAGTGCGAACGCGGTGAGCGGCCGGCGCTCCTGGTTGAGCTTGACGAAGACGTCAGCTTCCTCCGCCGGCGCGGCCGAGGCGAAAATGACGCACGGCAGTTGCTGGATATCGCCACGCGCCTTCGCCGCCGCCAGCCGATGCTGGCCATCGACGACGAACAATGCGCCGT
Protein-coding sequences here:
- a CDS encoding phage integrase SAM-like domain-containing protein yields the protein MAKITIEFLRAKKYPSGIHYYWEPSATLKAAGWQALKLGRDEEAAIRAARARNAEIAAWRAGDATPKDVKRIEKRHTVDAIIAIYREKRVAKLKEKTQTEYDSKLRVISRWAGQERMDGITLDNIRAFRDALYAPRKDGEIRATTAYNTLKNLRSLWAWAYENELIATNPAAKDLDISTPAPRQQFAGALARQALIDAAVAVGRPNMAAAIILAYTIGQREEDLLKLLQTRYNEIQQFEADDPAVYDRLTAREPDGRLFGIRVRQGKTDRWVGVPVTGDARVRLEAGVLGARSKGLTTILFDERRDQTWTAPALDEVPGKIWSVEERKERREAQRKEARIRQMYFQRSFAAIRAAAVERLRKAGDAELADEVADLQFRDLRRTCVVMMGERGIPDHLISAITGHKLETVKKILEVYLPRTTGMAMLAVDLSQARAPKQAARSRKSA
- a CDS encoding ParB N-terminal domain-containing protein, whose protein sequence is MKLQPQRGTLPVLQYCPPVQLGIDPLYQRQLDQRSHQLIARIAAGWDWNLFQPLVVARRPDGALFVVDGQHRLAAAKARGDIQQLPCVIFASAAPAEEADVFVKLNQERRPLTAFALYNAAIATGDPAVIALDAIIRETGWRFVGGADTKALKPGELNIVGRVRRWHTRYGDRLTRTALNILARAFRGQQLQHPGYMFVAIFTIAAEHGENFSSHLLVDLLDRPQDEWHGDFHQRAAADGTGIEAAAIAVLGDAYREAIAELDGETPDAEPREPASPRARECGRAGGVTLVNGNSRGRQRGGVSAVQPSDRG